One Alligator mississippiensis isolate rAllMis1 chromosome 1, rAllMis1, whole genome shotgun sequence genomic window carries:
- the LOC132247730 gene encoding uncharacterized protein LOC132247730, whose translation MSAMWKVVLYLSLGFLGLEGLLHRKFEKNQNVWIYLAKEVVNTTHFCLAGGTSVQDVFTSCLIGMPTPLETLQSHIWLKNFDLSGFNLWNTAYEWGPITQKRKVSTFSIDLLTVTSPSNTSCAQFVNCTKVCENLTREEGTFNCSNKTNVSYGTGNVILPSGWFLLCGKTAYSYIPANATGGPCTLGRLTVWLPKMSKTSDRRHRRSSSQLDESCDSNINLLSKAEAVSLAVSIVGLPALVVGNHGQISKVVCALAKSLNTTSQALAALSTEMKELQGPHCRIGQP comes from the coding sequence ATGTCAgccatgtggaaagtagttctttaCCTAAGTCTAGGGTTTCTAGGGTTGGAGGGATTGTTACATCGAAAATTTGAGAAAAACCAAAATGTGTGGATTTACTTGGCAAAAGAGGTGGTGAACACAACTCATTTCTGTTTGGCTGGTGGAACGTCAGTTCAAGATGTGTTTACCTCATGCCTCATAGGGATGCCCACTCCATTAGAAACGCTCCAAAGTCATATTTGGCTGAAAAACTTCGACCTTTCAGGGTTTAATCTCTGGAATACGGCCTATGAGTGGGGACCCATTACTCAGAAGAGAAAAGTTAGTACCTTTTCGATAGATTTGCTAACTGTGACCTCACCTAGTAACACCAGTTGTGCTCAATTTGTAAATTGTACCAAAGTTTGTGAAAACCTAACCCGAGAGGAAGGGACTTTCAATTGTTCAAACAAAACCAATGTGTCTTATGGTACTGGTAATGTCATACTACCCTCagggtggttcctcctttgtgggaaaaCCGCTTATTCGTACATCCCAGCTAATGCAACAGGGGGACCCTGTACTCTTGGCAGGTTAACTGTCTGGTTACCAAAGATGTCTAAAACCTCCGACAGGCGCCACCGAAGAAGTTCTAGCCAGCTGGACGAGTCCTGTGATAGTAACATAAACCTCCTCAGTAAGGCCGAGGCAGTGTCTTTAGCAGTCTCTATAGTAGGTTTACCAGCCCTGGTGGTGGGCAACCATGGTCAGATAAGCAAAGTGGTCTGCGCCTTAGCAAAGAGCCTGAACACGACCTcgcaggccctagctgccctcagcACCGAGATGAAAGAACTGCAGGGGCCACACTGCAGAATAGGGCAGCCATAG